One stretch of Streptococcus australis DNA includes these proteins:
- a CDS encoding peptide ABC transporter substrate-binding protein, whose amino-acid sequence MKKSKVKYLTLAGVVLSAGILLSACGNSASSSKTYNYVYSSDPSSLNYLAENRATTNDIVTNLVDGLMENDQYGNYVPSLAEDWTVSKDGLTYTYKLRKDAKWYTYEGEEYAPVTAQDFVTGLKYAADKKSEALYLVQDSVAGLDDYINGKTTDFSTVGVKAIDDQTVQYTLTRPESYWNSKTTSTILFPVNADFLKSKGDDFGKVDPSSILYNGPFLMKSFVSKSVIEYKKNPNYWDAKNVFVDDVKLTYYDGSDQDALARNFVEGVYSYARLYPNSSSFEGIKEKNKDNIIYSMQTATSYYLNFNLDRKSYNFTSKSSDIEKKSTQEAVLNKNFRQAFNYAYNRTAYGAQSQGEDGATKIIRNLVVPPTFVSINGKDFGDVVSEKMVNYGQEWQGINFADAQDPYYNPDKAKAKFAEAKKELEAKGVQFPIHLDVSVDQSAKKGVLEASSLKQSIESVLGAENVVIDIQQLSTDDFDNSSYLAQTAAQKDFDIYNGGWSADYLDPSSYLDILNVNNGGMLQNLGLEPGEVNDKAKAVGLDTYTQMLEEANKEQDPAKRYEKYAEIQAWLVDSALAIPNVSLGGTPSLRKTVPFSAPFSQAGNKGVESYKYLKLQDKTVTADEYEKAKEKWLKEKEESNKKAQEELAKHVK is encoded by the coding sequence ATGAAAAAGTCTAAGGTCAAGTATCTGACACTGGCAGGTGTCGTGTTAAGCGCAGGTATCCTATTGAGCGCATGTGGGAACTCAGCAAGTTCATCTAAAACATATAACTATGTCTATTCTAGTGATCCATCTAGTTTGAACTATCTAGCAGAGAACCGTGCAACAACCAATGATATCGTTACCAATCTGGTAGATGGTTTGATGGAAAATGACCAATATGGTAACTATGTTCCATCTTTGGCAGAGGATTGGACCGTTTCCAAGGACGGTTTGACTTATACCTACAAACTTCGTAAAGATGCCAAGTGGTATACATACGAAGGTGAAGAATACGCACCTGTAACTGCTCAAGACTTTGTGACAGGTTTGAAATATGCGGCAGATAAAAAATCTGAAGCCTTGTACTTGGTTCAAGACTCTGTAGCAGGTTTGGATGACTATATCAACGGTAAAACAACAGACTTTTCAACTGTCGGTGTGAAGGCGATTGATGACCAAACAGTTCAGTACACTTTGACACGTCCAGAATCTTATTGGAACTCTAAAACAACTTCAACCATTCTCTTCCCTGTCAATGCGGATTTCTTGAAATCAAAAGGGGATGATTTTGGTAAGGTAGACCCTTCTAGCATTTTGTACAATGGACCCTTCTTGATGAAATCATTTGTTTCAAAATCTGTTATCGAATACAAGAAAAATCCGAACTACTGGGATGCTAAAAATGTCTTTGTGGACGATGTGAAATTGACTTACTATGATGGTAGTGACCAAGATGCCCTAGCTCGTAACTTTGTAGAAGGAGTCTACAGCTACGCGCGTCTCTATCCAAATAGCTCAAGCTTTGAAGGAATTAAAGAGAAGAACAAGGATAACATCATCTATAGTATGCAAACCGCAACTTCTTATTACTTGAACTTCAACTTGGACAGAAAATCTTATAACTTCACTTCTAAGTCCTCAGATATCGAAAAGAAATCAACACAAGAAGCAGTTCTGAATAAAAACTTCCGTCAAGCCTTCAACTATGCTTATAACCGTACAGCCTATGGAGCTCAATCTCAAGGGGAAGATGGAGCAACGAAGATTATTCGTAACCTAGTGGTACCTCCTACATTTGTAAGTATCAACGGAAAAGACTTTGGCGATGTTGTTTCAGAAAAGATGGTCAACTATGGTCAAGAATGGCAAGGAATTAACTTTGCAGACGCGCAAGATCCATACTACAATCCTGACAAGGCTAAAGCTAAATTTGCAGAAGCTAAGAAAGAATTGGAAGCTAAGGGTGTGCAATTCCCAATTCACTTGGATGTATCAGTTGACCAATCAGCTAAAAAAGGTGTACTTGAAGCAAGTTCTTTAAAACAATCCATCGAATCTGTTCTAGGAGCTGAGAATGTGGTTATTGATATCCAACAATTATCAACAGATGACTTCGATAATTCTAGCTACCTCGCTCAAACGGCAGCTCAAAAAGACTTTGATATCTATAATGGCGGTTGGAGTGCTGACTACTTGGATCCATCAAGCTATCTAGATATCCTAAATGTCAATAACGGCGGTATGTTGCAAAACCTTGGTCTAGAACCAGGTGAGGTCAATGACAAGGCTAAGGCAGTTGGTCTGGATACTTACACTCAAATGTTAGAAGAAGCTAACAAGGAGCAAGATCCAGCGAAACGTTATGAAAAATATGCAGAAATTCAAGCTTGGCTCGTTGATAGCGCCCTTGCAATTCCAAACGTTTCCCTTGGTGGAACACCTAGCTTGAGAAAGACAGTTCCATTCTCAGCACCATTCTCACAAGCAGGAAATAAGGGTGTGGAATCATACAAGTACCTCAAGTTACAAGATAAGACTGTAACGGCTGATGAGTATGAAAAAGCTAAAGAAAAATGGCTGAAAGAAAAAGAAGAATCAAATAAAAAAGCCCAAGAAGAACTGGCAAAACACGTTAAATAA
- a CDS encoding cystathionine gamma-synthase: MSKERHINTILAQAGIKSDKATGALVTPLHFSTTYQHPEFGQSTGFDYTRTKNPTRSKAEEVLAAIESADYALATSSGMAAIVLAFSVFPVGSKVLAVRDLYGGSFRWFNQVEQEGRFHFTYANTEAELIAELENDVDVLYIETPTNPLMLEFDIAKLAKLAHDKGAKVVVDNTFYSPIYQRPIEDGADIVLHSATKYLAGHNDVLAGVVVTNSLELYEQLFYNLNTTGAVLSPFDSYQLIRGLKTLSLRMERSTANAQEVVAFLKASPAVKEVLYTGRGGMISFKVVDEKRIPHILNSLKVFSFAESLGGVESLITYPTTQTHADIPAEVRHSYGLTDDLLRLSIGIEDARDLIADLRQALEG; encoded by the coding sequence ATGAGCAAAGAACGACACATCAACACAATTTTAGCCCAGGCGGGAATCAAGTCAGATAAGGCGACAGGTGCTTTGGTGACGCCACTACATTTTTCAACAACTTATCAGCATCCAGAGTTCGGTCAGTCTACTGGATTTGACTACACGCGCACTAAAAACCCAACTCGCAGTAAAGCGGAGGAAGTCTTGGCAGCAATCGAATCAGCAGACTATGCCCTAGCGACGAGCTCAGGTATGGCTGCGATTGTACTGGCTTTTAGTGTTTTTCCAGTAGGAAGTAAAGTCTTGGCTGTGCGAGATCTTTATGGGGGTTCTTTCCGATGGTTCAACCAAGTGGAGCAAGAAGGCCGTTTCCATTTTACCTATGCCAATACGGAAGCAGAGTTGATTGCTGAGCTGGAAAATGATGTGGATGTTCTCTACATCGAAACGCCAACCAATCCTTTGATGTTGGAATTTGATATTGCAAAACTAGCCAAACTAGCTCATGACAAGGGTGCTAAAGTAGTCGTAGACAATACCTTCTACAGTCCGATTTACCAACGACCAATCGAAGATGGTGCGGATATTGTCCTTCATTCGGCAACCAAGTACCTTGCAGGGCACAATGATGTCTTAGCTGGGGTAGTTGTGACTAATAGTTTAGAACTATATGAACAACTATTCTACAATCTTAATACGACAGGGGCGGTCTTGTCACCGTTTGATAGTTATCAGTTGATTCGTGGTCTTAAGACCTTGTCTCTTCGTATGGAGCGTTCTACAGCCAATGCCCAAGAAGTGGTTGCCTTTTTGAAGGCTTCACCTGCTGTCAAGGAAGTGCTCTATACAGGACGTGGGGGTATGATTTCCTTTAAAGTAGTGGATGAGAAACGTATTCCTCACATATTGAACAGCCTCAAGGTCTTCTCTTTTGCAGAAAGTTTGGGTGGGGTAGAAAGTCTCATTACTTATCCAACGACGCAGACCCATGCGGATATTCCAGCAGAAGTGCGCCATTCTTATGGCTTAACAGATGACCTCCTGCGCTTGTCTATTGGGATTGAGGATGCTAGAGATTTGATTGCGGACTTGCGCCAAGCCTTGGAAGGATAA
- a CDS encoding MalY/PatB family protein, whose product MGKYDFTSLPNRFGHHTYKWKEAEADREILPAWIADMDFVVLPEVRQAVQAYADQLVYGYTYASDALIESVQEWEASQHEYHFDKDALVFIEGVVPAISTAIQAFTKEGEAVLINTPVYPPFARSVKLNNRRLITNPLVEKDGLFEIDFDQLEKDIVEEDVKLYILCNPHNPGGRVWEKEVLEKIGYLCQKHGVLLVSDEIHQDLALFGHKHQSFNTVNPDFKNFALVLSSATKTFNIAGTKNSYAVIENPKLRVAFQKRQLANNQHEISGLGYLATEAAYRYGKDWLGELKEVIEDHINYVVDVLGNETKIKVMKPQGTYLIWLDFSAYNLTDERLQELLRNEAKVILNRGLDFGEEGTLHARLNVAMPKSVLEEVCQRIVTTFATL is encoded by the coding sequence ATGGGAAAATATGATTTTACAAGCCTGCCCAATCGTTTTGGGCACCATACCTATAAATGGAAAGAAGCGGAAGCTGATCGAGAAATTTTACCAGCCTGGATAGCGGATATGGACTTTGTGGTTTTGCCTGAGGTTCGACAAGCTGTACAAGCCTACGCAGATCAGTTGGTCTATGGCTATACCTATGCTAGCGATGCTTTGATTGAATCGGTTCAGGAATGGGAAGCCAGTCAACACGAGTATCACTTTGACAAGGATGCCCTCGTATTTATCGAGGGAGTGGTACCAGCTATTTCAACAGCTATTCAAGCCTTTACAAAAGAAGGAGAGGCTGTTCTGATTAACACACCGGTCTATCCACCTTTTGCCCGCAGTGTCAAACTGAACAATCGCCGATTGATTACCAATCCTTTGGTGGAAAAGGATGGGCTGTTTGAGATTGACTTTGATCAGCTGGAGAAGGATATAGTAGAAGAGGATGTGAAACTTTATATCCTATGCAATCCCCACAATCCTGGGGGCCGTGTTTGGGAAAAGGAAGTATTGGAAAAGATTGGTTATCTCTGCCAAAAACATGGTGTATTGCTGGTTTCGGATGAGATTCACCAAGATTTGGCCCTCTTTGGTCACAAACACCAGTCTTTTAATACCGTAAATCCAGACTTCAAAAACTTTGCTCTTGTTTTGAGCAGTGCTACCAAGACTTTTAATATTGCTGGAACGAAAAATTCCTATGCAGTTATTGAAAATCCAAAGCTTCGTGTGGCTTTCCAAAAACGCCAGTTGGCCAATAACCAGCATGAAATCTCAGGCTTGGGTTATTTGGCGACAGAAGCTGCCTACCGTTATGGCAAGGACTGGTTAGGAGAGTTAAAAGAAGTCATCGAAGACCATATTAACTATGTAGTGGATGTTTTGGGCAACGAAACCAAGATTAAAGTCATGAAACCACAAGGTACCTACTTGATCTGGCTGGATTTTTCAGCCTATAACCTAACGGATGAGCGCTTGCAAGAGCTTTTGAGAAATGAAGCTAAGGTTATCTTGAACAGAGGTTTGGACTTTGGGGAGGAGGGAACTCTTCATGCCCGCCTCAATGTAGCCATGCCGAAGTCAGTGCTAGAAGAAGTTTGCCAACGCATCGTGACTACTTTTGCTACCCTTTAA
- a CDS encoding DEAD/DEAH box helicase, with protein MAKLIPGKLRMEGVTLYETGKIEIIKEKGNRLYTRVAGEDLRYSLEDDLVFCACDFFQKRGYCVHLAALEHYLKNDEEGQVILQALEKGHEEQEEVETKVSFGGGFLERIQPQKREKIYTLSAQGQVEAGTNRLLWTLRIGLVDSQKYYVIRDIPLFLKVLVHRKPYMIGKHYENDLSWDAFDTASQEVLTFLCGLIEEGLSQELFFPNQGRHLFFPLTFFEQGVELLMNLEDFHFEHQIDSYANLLFHDLNPDAELFSFSVQEYPDYFEMEISESERVNVFYGGAVLFRKGNLYLLNPKQISLLKEINELPQEERGRKRLQFDTGDRDRLASCLSLFGQLGKISAPERLQIRAFSPIFYFDKEKDGRIRLDIEFDYGDIKVTSHQQLEELPFASDASVESQIFQVSLGAGFEADFQSWRQALKPEAVYSFFHHTIPAFEKLGLVFLSDEMNQLYSIQAPQVQIESKGGLLEIQFDFQGIGQEEIDQALKALTSNQDFYISSSDQVFFFDEETKQIRQNLQELGVELKDGSFQARKSLAYSLSQLFEDRDRIAFSEEFQHLAYDLTHPEDFPLGNVQVQASLRDYQEKGVRWLRMLHHYGFGGILADDMGLGKTLQTIAFLTSQVTEDSRVLILAPSGLIYNWADEFKRFAPQLDLTVVHGLKANREVILSENHQIYVTSYASFRQDSEIYQEISFDFLFLDEAQVMKNAQTKIAQSLRQFVVPAVFALSGTPIENHLGELWSIFQIVLPGLLPNKKEFMKLPAERVAQFIKPFVMRRKKEEVLTELPDLIEVVYKNELEDQQKAIYLAQLQQMRERLAQVTDQEFQRSRVEILSGLMRLRQICDTPALFMDDYQGASGKLDSLRDLLLQVADGGHRVLIFSQFKGMLEKIEQELPDLGLTSFKITGSTPAQDRQEMTKAFNQGERDAFLISLKAGGVGLNLTGADTVILVDLWWNPAVEAQAIGRAHRMGQEQKVEVYRLITKGTIEEKIQELQEQKKHLVSQVLDGTESRASLSLAEIREILGISEANT; from the coding sequence ATGGCTAAATTGATTCCAGGAAAGTTGCGCATGGAGGGTGTTACTCTCTATGAGACAGGCAAGATTGAGATTATCAAGGAAAAGGGGAATCGCCTCTATACTCGTGTGGCGGGAGAAGACTTGCGCTACAGTTTAGAGGATGATCTTGTTTTTTGTGCTTGCGATTTTTTCCAAAAAAGAGGTTACTGTGTTCACCTCGCAGCGCTCGAGCATTATCTGAAGAACGACGAAGAAGGCCAGGTGATTTTACAAGCCTTAGAAAAAGGACATGAGGAGCAAGAAGAGGTCGAAACCAAGGTTAGTTTTGGTGGTGGTTTTTTGGAGCGTATCCAACCTCAGAAGAGAGAGAAAATCTACACTTTGTCGGCTCAAGGCCAGGTGGAAGCTGGAACCAATCGCCTCCTTTGGACTCTCCGAATCGGTTTAGTTGATAGTCAAAAATATTACGTCATCCGTGATATTCCACTCTTTTTGAAGGTCTTAGTCCATCGAAAACCATATATGATTGGGAAACACTACGAGAATGACTTGTCTTGGGATGCTTTTGATACAGCTAGCCAAGAAGTTCTTACTTTTTTATGTGGCTTGATTGAGGAGGGACTGAGTCAAGAGCTCTTTTTCCCTAATCAAGGTCGTCACCTCTTTTTCCCTCTGACCTTTTTTGAGCAGGGGGTGGAGTTGCTGATGAACTTGGAGGATTTTCATTTTGAACACCAGATAGATAGTTATGCAAATCTCCTCTTTCATGATTTAAATCCCGATGCAGAACTTTTCTCTTTTTCCGTGCAGGAGTATCCCGATTATTTTGAGATGGAGATCTCTGAAAGTGAGCGAGTCAACGTATTCTATGGGGGAGCAGTTCTCTTTCGTAAGGGGAATCTTTATCTCTTAAACCCTAAACAAATCAGTCTTTTGAAGGAAATCAATGAACTTCCTCAGGAAGAAAGAGGGAGAAAACGCCTCCAGTTCGATACTGGCGATCGGGATCGATTGGCCTCCTGTCTTTCTTTGTTTGGGCAGCTGGGCAAGATTTCTGCTCCAGAACGTTTACAAATACGAGCCTTTTCACCGATTTTTTACTTTGATAAGGAGAAGGATGGTCGTATCCGCTTGGATATCGAGTTTGATTATGGAGATATTAAGGTAACTAGCCATCAACAACTGGAAGAATTACCTTTCGCTAGTGATGCTTCCGTAGAAAGCCAGATATTTCAAGTTAGTTTAGGGGCTGGTTTTGAGGCTGATTTTCAGTCTTGGAGACAGGCTTTGAAGCCAGAGGCAGTTTATTCTTTCTTTCACCATACGATTCCTGCTTTTGAGAAATTGGGGTTGGTTTTCTTGTCTGATGAGATGAATCAGCTCTATAGCATTCAGGCTCCTCAGGTTCAGATCGAGTCCAAGGGAGGACTGCTAGAAATTCAGTTTGATTTTCAAGGGATTGGCCAAGAAGAGATTGATCAAGCTCTTAAAGCCTTAACCAGCAATCAGGATTTCTATATCAGTTCTTCTGATCAAGTATTCTTTTTTGATGAGGAAACCAAGCAGATCCGTCAGAATTTGCAAGAACTGGGTGTTGAACTAAAAGATGGTTCTTTCCAAGCTCGGAAATCCCTAGCTTATAGTCTTTCTCAGCTTTTTGAAGATCGCGATCGGATAGCATTCTCGGAGGAATTTCAGCATTTGGCTTATGATTTGACCCATCCAGAGGACTTTCCTTTAGGAAACGTACAGGTTCAAGCGAGTTTGAGAGACTATCAGGAAAAAGGTGTACGATGGCTCCGGATGCTTCACCACTATGGCTTTGGAGGCATATTGGCAGATGATATGGGACTGGGAAAAACACTGCAAACCATTGCTTTTTTGACAAGTCAGGTTACAGAAGATAGTCGTGTCTTGATTTTGGCGCCGTCAGGTTTGATTTACAACTGGGCAGATGAATTCAAAAGATTTGCTCCGCAGTTGGATTTGACTGTAGTTCATGGTTTGAAAGCGAATCGAGAAGTGATTCTTTCCGAAAATCATCAAATCTATGTGACCAGCTATGCGAGCTTTCGTCAAGACAGCGAGATCTATCAAGAGATATCCTTTGATTTTCTCTTTTTAGATGAGGCCCAAGTCATGAAAAATGCTCAAACTAAGATTGCCCAGAGTTTGCGCCAGTTTGTGGTGCCAGCAGTCTTTGCTTTGTCAGGTACACCCATAGAAAACCATCTAGGAGAGTTGTGGTCTATCTTTCAAATTGTGCTACCTGGGCTCTTGCCGAACAAGAAAGAGTTTATGAAATTACCAGCTGAGCGGGTGGCACAGTTTATCAAGCCCTTTGTCATGCGACGCAAGAAAGAAGAAGTTCTAACAGAACTGCCTGATTTGATTGAAGTCGTCTATAAAAACGAACTAGAAGACCAGCAGAAGGCCATCTATCTGGCCCAGTTGCAACAAATGCGAGAGCGTCTAGCGCAAGTGACAGATCAAGAATTCCAGAGAAGTCGCGTAGAAATCTTATCTGGTCTCATGCGTTTGCGTCAAATCTGCGATACGCCAGCTCTCTTTATGGACGATTACCAGGGCGCCAGCGGGAAACTCGATAGTCTCCGAGATTTATTGCTACAAGTGGCTGATGGTGGGCATCGAGTCTTGATTTTCTCACAATTTAAAGGAATGTTGGAAAAAATCGAGCAAGAACTCCCAGACTTGGGCTTGACTTCTTTCAAAATCACAGGCTCAACTCCTGCTCAAGACAGACAAGAGATGACCAAGGCCTTTAATCAAGGAGAAAGAGACGCCTTTCTTATCTCTCTAAAGGCAGGTGGTGTTGGTCTCAATCTAACGGGAGCTGATACGGTCATCCTAGTGGACCTCTGGTGGAATCCTGCGGTTGAAGCCCAAGCTATCGGACGTGCCCATCGTATGGGACAGGAGCAGAAGGTAGAGGTTTATCGCTTGATTACGAAAGGAACCATTGAAGAAAAAATCCAAGAACTTCAAGAACAGAAAAAACATTTGGTTTCCCAAGTTTTAGATGGTACAGAATCGCGTGCGAGCCTCAGTCTGGCAGAAATTCGAGAAATTTTGGGGATTTCTGAAGCCAACACTTGA
- a CDS encoding cystathionine gamma-synthase: MKQDRFPLVSDDEIMLTEMPVMDLYDESDFISNIKGDYRDKNYLEWSPIVEKAGVVAPVVSKKPEPAPEVKKVEKTYAEMAREEARADLKKKRSAKYLTQDVSHTRRQSSSTHARHGSQPTAPFQKENPGEFAKFSKNLNQSHYILAEEAGQVATPTFENQSGKAKKNNYDFLKKSQIYNKKNKQTEQERQVAQELNLTRITE, encoded by the coding sequence ATGAAACAAGATCGATTTCCATTGGTGTCAGATGACGAGATCATGCTGACCGAAATGCCAGTCATGGACTTGTATGATGAGTCTGACTTTATCAGCAATATCAAAGGCGATTACCGAGATAAAAACTATTTAGAATGGTCTCCTATTGTTGAGAAAGCTGGTGTAGTTGCTCCTGTGGTTAGCAAAAAGCCAGAACCAGCTCCAGAAGTAAAAAAAGTTGAAAAAACTTATGCTGAGATGGCTCGAGAAGAGGCGCGTGCGGATCTAAAAAAGAAACGTTCAGCCAAATACTTGACGCAAGACGTTAGTCATACTAGACGTCAATCTTCTTCCACACATGCTCGTCATGGAAGCCAACCAACAGCACCATTTCAAAAGGAAAATCCAGGTGAGTTTGCCAAATTTAGCAAAAACTTGAATCAGTCTCACTATATTCTAGCTGAAGAAGCTGGACAAGTAGCGACTCCGACTTTTGAAAATCAATCTGGTAAAGCTAAAAAGAACAACTATGATTTTCTGAAGAAGAGCCAAATTTATAATAAAAAGAATAAGCAAACGGAACAGGAACGTCAGGTTGCCCAAGAGTTGAATCTGACAAGAATCACTGAATAA
- the murC gene encoding UDP-N-acetylmuramate--L-alanine ligase: MSKTYHFIGIKGSGMSALALMLHQMGHKVQGSDVEKYYFTQRGLEQAGIAILPFDEKNLQGDVEIIAGNAFRPDNNVEIAYADQNGISYKRYHEFLGSFMRDFVSMGVAGAHGKTSTTGMLSHVLSHITDTSFLIGDGTGRGSENAKYFVFESDEYERHFMPYHPEYSIITNIDFDHPDYFTSLEDVFNAFNDYAKQITKGLFVYGEDAELRKITANAPIYYYGFEAEGNDFVASDLLRSTTGSTFTVHFRGQELGQFHIPTFGRHNIMNATAVIGLLYTAGFDLNLVREHLKTFAGVKRRFTEKIVNDTVIIDDFAHHPTEIIATLDAARQKYPSKEIVAIFQPHTFTRTIALLDEFAQALNQADAVYLAQIYGSAREVDHGDVKVEDLASKITKKNQVITVENVSPLLDHDNAVYVFMGAGDIQTYEYSFERLLSNLTSNVQ, encoded by the coding sequence ATGTCAAAAACATATCATTTTATTGGAATCAAGGGATCAGGGATGAGTGCCTTGGCCTTGATGTTGCACCAAATGGGGCATAAGGTTCAAGGGTCAGACGTTGAAAAGTACTACTTTACTCAACGTGGACTAGAGCAGGCAGGAATTGCGATTCTTCCTTTTGATGAAAAGAACCTACAAGGTGATGTGGAGATTATCGCTGGAAATGCCTTCCGTCCAGATAACAACGTTGAAATCGCCTATGCAGATCAAAATGGTATCAGCTACAAACGTTACCACGAATTCCTAGGTAGCTTTATGCGCGACTTTGTCAGCATGGGAGTGGCAGGAGCACATGGGAAAACTTCAACGACTGGTATGTTGTCACACGTCTTGTCTCACATCACAGACACCAGCTTTTTGATTGGTGATGGGACAGGTCGTGGTTCAGAAAATGCTAAATATTTTGTCTTCGAATCAGACGAATACGAGCGCCATTTCATGCCTTACCATCCAGAATACTCTATCATCACCAACATTGACTTTGATCATCCAGACTACTTTACAAGTCTAGAGGATGTTTTCAATGCCTTTAACGACTATGCCAAACAAATTACCAAAGGTTTGTTTGTATACGGTGAGGATGCTGAGTTGCGTAAGATCACAGCCAATGCGCCAATCTATTACTATGGGTTTGAAGCTGAGGGCAATGACTTTGTAGCTAGTGATCTCCTTCGTTCTACGACTGGATCAACCTTTACAGTTCATTTCCGTGGACAAGAATTAGGTCAATTCCACATTCCAACCTTTGGTCGTCACAATATTATGAATGCGACAGCTGTTATTGGTCTTCTCTACACAGCAGGATTTGATTTGAACTTGGTGCGTGAACACTTGAAAACTTTTGCAGGTGTCAAGCGTCGTTTCACTGAGAAAATTGTCAATGATACAGTGATCATTGATGACTTTGCCCACCATCCAACAGAAATCATCGCGACCTTGGATGCTGCTCGTCAGAAATACCCAAGCAAGGAAATCGTAGCAATCTTCCAACCGCATACCTTTACAAGAACCATCGCCTTGTTGGACGAATTTGCCCAAGCCTTGAATCAAGCAGATGCAGTTTACCTAGCACAAATCTATGGATCAGCCCGTGAGGTAGATCACGGGGATGTCAAGGTAGAAGATCTAGCAAGCAAGATCACTAAGAAAAACCAAGTCATCACAGTTGAAAATGTTTCTCCACTCCTAGACCATGACAATGCTGTTTACGTCTTTATGGGTGCTGGAGACATCCAAACCTATGAATATTCATTTGAACGTCTTTTGTCTAACTTGACAAGCAACGTCCAATAA
- a CDS encoding GNAT family N-acetyltransferase, which yields MEIPITIRQATLSDLDEMLAIEEANPSSEESLSLQSLEESIRKTAGTFLVARDENQLVGYILGAELSGTHTQTSASLEIKHLAIHPDRLGQGLGTLLLASLKQVAVEGGVKCLRLTCPDDLLSYFEMNGFVEEGVPEALYARSSGWDLIWANPFYQEEI from the coding sequence ATGGAAATTCCAATCACTATAAGGCAAGCCACCTTATCAGATTTAGACGAAATGTTGGCGATTGAAGAAGCCAATCCTTCATCAGAAGAGTCACTTAGCCTCCAATCCTTAGAAGAGAGTATCCGCAAGACTGCGGGTACCTTTCTTGTAGCTAGAGATGAAAACCAGCTTGTGGGCTATATTCTTGGGGCTGAATTGTCAGGAACTCACACTCAAACAAGCGCGAGCCTTGAAATCAAGCATCTAGCCATTCATCCAGACCGTCTTGGGCAAGGTTTGGGAACTCTTCTCCTTGCCAGCTTGAAACAAGTGGCTGTAGAAGGAGGAGTCAAGTGCCTTCGCCTGACTTGCCCTGATGACCTCCTCTCTTACTTTGAGATGAATGGCTTTGTTGAGGAAGGAGTGCCAGAGGCTTTGTACGCAAGATCTTCGGGATGGGATCTGATTTGGGCTAACCCTTTTTATCAGGAGGAAATATGA
- a CDS encoding GNAT family N-acetyltransferase, with translation MKIRQARFSDLDRILAIELENFSFEEAIPRSVFEAHLREIQTSFLVAEREGRILGYIEGPVVPHRHLQDQSFTEEIKDYSHRPGGYISVTCLSIAKEAQALGVGKRLLRALKEVALEHEREGINLTCHDYLISYYEKHGFVNEGLSQSTYAGETWYNMVWKP, from the coding sequence ATGAAAATCAGACAAGCAAGATTTTCGGATTTAGATCGGATTTTAGCGATAGAGCTGGAGAATTTCTCCTTTGAAGAAGCCATTCCTCGATCGGTCTTTGAGGCGCACTTACGTGAAATTCAGACCAGTTTTCTTGTAGCTGAAAGGGAGGGACGTATCCTTGGGTATATTGAAGGTCCAGTCGTCCCACATCGCCATCTACAAGATCAGTCCTTTACAGAAGAAATAAAAGACTATAGCCATCGACCTGGAGGCTATATCTCTGTGACTTGTCTCTCCATAGCTAAGGAGGCACAAGCTTTGGGCGTGGGAAAAAGACTGTTAAGGGCTCTGAAAGAAGTCGCTTTAGAACATGAACGAGAAGGCATTAACCTGACTTGTCATGATTATCTTATCTCATATTATGAGAAACATGGTTTTGTCAATGAAGGACTATCCCAATCTACCTATGCAGGTGAGACCTGGTATAACATGGTTTGGAAGCCTTGA